Proteins found in one Labrus bergylta chromosome 8, fLabBer1.1, whole genome shotgun sequence genomic segment:
- the lmtk3 gene encoding uncharacterized protein lmtk3 isoform X1, which translates to MRPHCWVMVALAGIMSYLSPERALGAPQREVSQTRTASLSPPPYIVILISCSGLVSFVLLLLTCLCCKRGGVGFNVSLQHEFDNADGEECSGGSSPIQEDSLSSCPSLPEVYTLPVRDRSNCPALQDGADSKSQCFKRHALNYLQEIGNGWFGKVILAEVLCDCSSSQAVVKELRVSASPLEQRKFLAESEPYRSLKHPNILQCLGQCSESIPFLLVMEFCQLGDLKRYLRAQRKSDGMTPDLLTRDLLTLQRMAFEITSGLLHLHESNYIHSDLALRNCLLTSDLTVRIGDYGLSHNHYKEDYYLTPDKLWIPLRWISPELLEEYRGSLIVTDQTKTSNVWSLGVVIWELFEFGSQPHRHLSDEEVLTFVIRERQITLAQPRLKLSHADYWYEIMQSCWLPPSQRPPVAEIFLLLSSLLAAERGMVRGSVGEEDEEDEEYEDGRGRRGESEESFERRWDLLRPPAFQTAANERHRERDYGREDRDNSYPLLDPVGNCITPSSSELDDILTVTETSKGLNFEYFWEKAHARRGYKPLPPPQPIPTVNNNHRQSLDTPTVVPVISARSPSLASEYYIRLEEHTPQDKSPTLKGKTQSSFRSDSMCHGDVELVEIRSGMLGKERVPYCSSDKYGKGLQTVRSSEVQLQMPNTGVAEFRDTSSRVTDFSVVDLGDDDEEEKRKSSNADKKSSESSQAPVLPPKPRSMSMSNHLHSRPLPVPPLGYRGLPHYTIGGKIETDPHHMSSCPPSTFEHLGLHRARQTLPPSPSLSPSLPPSSHPIYPQPPQMCPPPLPPHTKPQRSCNIYNSYNTAETYSRYSKPQMQRSHRDPLSCDLSEREGVTRHSVSLHNSKETSHSRVKDFDSPIRRENPLRPIYRNLPRPQPTNPLIERQSSSSPTYSDEDDSPFMSPERQSGGTTVTHSSLSEDADPTCSEFFSRGMKRTQSRLDTILPSIWREDAELQAELVAAAKKSPMHLFLTEISSVTESNESKKETSFEGEKVEKGDGERWGNFLLPNRGMRRSQSLITELGSATHSWGSEKPSSRTGAEEDNSVTKETFQGDLFLTEIDTGRMDSGTEGGSEHDPVKYLYPAGSRLRPYVCAPGLPSYTEAEEAYSKGIRRSRSLLSEITIGKQESELQQPEKEPQRTEMTREEFLKEIQSAETFLTEIISRQKAAADKKEADPSYSPTPLSPEYESICIDPNSAQTIRFQSESAIRASSKGKDDTQTEAIYAQVTKRAKKSEIKVSMRPGIPILHIGSNKQPLENDSNGDLCQSDEFVFSEIMPKNGLLHNQTLGCQKDEEECADGPALPSRGEHTDLLERSISESTENIKESNTNKRDTLKAAVIGNGDIMKEELQPSSPDRETCGMTNTMSNDNDKEKHHNDNISVVDSNHITAANDLQNAKRDNLFQHNDASQEEQRHIAQTSSTPAATPTTPDWDPSTDVSLTTPTDSVLSPMTSSSADCLTPSDSWAGTGGGGGAGNSSWRALGNETPHRDSAYFSDSDWESDGMNRRSSDGLVASRPSSGRGGDRGTLTGIEEKTEEEGEMGHKSPLRNSIQTLDKRRETVEKTTIEMCDERSTLNQDAPEIAISHFSKEKDILNKGLESTQRDDSGIFQNESINSTMFGDDLQVENCVDFIDQLFSDLDDEKGLRNCGGYPIDNHLRDGIISQIADCKYQDCKENDVNLHSKSMAETNILIESLSGSQSKECMLRQINNDYTGVTKTDINLSAVDSQKFGNDSVEFVITSQVDDKDSRLSKLHGIKKGDTTQLKVEPCDDGRSIYEKEMIGSSWDVEVVEELEGHKTSPRLDHNELGLRNLHCSDGSEEKQVTTETDKQLAAAELCNAMKEKSPLKGAVHLREPSNNTDEDPCVGLEVKTKELWSVLGEDEERTESSVVKGEFDCQRFTESRDLRLWPDENDQWATPERRSQDAELRSEFFSGLSNKAWEVGERLVVGQEFWETEENDELAGSEPHPAILEGCEETWNDETQGLACNVAMKEKWESEEDEDQLIVQAVDIQQEENIESFGETGIFDKELRGDIEVENIEIPEKEYKERSTVSCIEAVSEGEGLLDSTETEKNHNFNRWPQNPLCNMHKEGQALAEDADEDARSHFENHLSQNKTNISICISEAPDVNFSDEENVESGLDSEAEIRPWLAEENIEDEVSIRNVEEDYREMPVPSNPISCPSDLDMQEVGQSDPQVDNFSSVDFPSPPPSIDLDVQDDKLESLDDSFPSPPPSVVESEEFISPINLEDFSTETEPFISPSHTTGVSDPPATTQSVGISANLNLPSVHVTLVDDSNLAPNTERQDGQNNLTQETTNSSSAQVPLNTLPELLISEWKDIDEEPLEDFEKLEKLCCISGDEEDSLGDLFLGNLEFLESLKKTPDQKACTVGDSDTSEGKCGPLAPEGNDVKLREGRISEQSDDLVEFVSDVTLDSQDKLSLQDERNVGQRSPGQALDVKDQGSLSKLTTKNGLMMQVCEERLQFSLSENVKTNVLWGATVKDTVTLRPWGEQITENSNTLVTEEKQKEEAGLEVLESSPSIQTETDETKDEPFTVIEQPEVTTPQPTANQAMKAKLARLSLALPPLALTLPLTQTGKRGYVDGAIGNRIGRRRGLSSGSDPDEEEEDEQEDESSRRVIVVTETDVDKRVGLRSLLKSPKEPMDREKDRGRNVSFFDDVTIYLFDQETPTNELSSSAPTSPAPVTVKSNKLDLRGPNSKSRDSKRKEELSIKPRSPVGANPVTSSRFTVSPANDPHLV; encoded by the exons ATGCGGCCACACTGCTGGGTGATGGTAGCGCTGGCGGGGATCATGTCCTACCTGAGCCCGGAGAGAGCGCTCGGAGCCCCGCAGAGGGAAG TCTCCCAGACCAGGACTgcatccctctctcctccaccttacATCGTCATCCTCATCTCTTGCTCGGGCCTCGTCTCTTTTGTTCTATTGCTCCTGACCTGCCTGTGCTGtaagagaggaggagtgggGTTCAATGTAAGTCTTCAACAT GAGTTTGACAATGCAGACGGGGAAGAGTGCTCCGGCGGCTCAAGTCCCATACAGGAGGACAGCCTGTCATCATGTCCCTCCCTCCCTGAGGTCTACACCCTGCCAGTCAGAGACAGGTCCAACTGCCCCGCCCTGCAGGATGGAGCAG ACTCCAAGTCTCAGTGCTTCAAAAGACACGCTTTAAACTACCTTCAGGAGATAGGGAATGGCTGGTTCGGAAAG GTGATCCTGGCTGAAGTGCTGTGTGACTGCAGCTCCTCTCAGGCTGTGGTGAAGGAGCTTCGTGTCAGTGCCAGCCCCCTGGAGCAGAGAAAGTTCTTGGCTGAGTCTGAGCCGTACAG GAGTCTTAAACATCCCAACATCCTTCAGTGTTTGGGGCAATGTAGTGAGAGCATCCCCTTCCTCCTGGTAATGGAGTTCTGTCAGCTG GGTGACCTGAAGAGGTATCTGAGAGCCCAACGCAAGTCAGACGGGATgactcctgacctgctgactcGAGACCTCCTGACTCTTCAAAGAATGGCTTTTGAGATCACCTCTGGCCTGCTGCATCTTCATGAAAGCAACTACATCCACAG TGATCTGGCTTTAAGAAACTGCCTGCTGACGTCTGACCTCACTGTAAGGATAGGGGACTATGGCCTTTCTCACAACCATTATAAG gAGGACTATTACCTTACTCCTGACAAGCTTTGGATTCCACTACGCTGGATTTCTCCGGAGCTGCTTGAGGAGTACAGGGGATCTCTTATTGTTACAGACCAAACAAAAACCAGCAACGTGTG gtCCTTAGGAGTGGTTATATGGGAGCTGTTTGAGTTTGGGTCTCAGCCCCACAGACACCTAAGCGATGAAGAGGTGCTGACCTTCGTAATTAGGGAGAGACAGATCACCCTTGCCCAGCCAAGACTCAAACTCTCCCATGCTGACTACTG GTATGAGATCATGCAGTCCTGCTGGTTACCTCCATCTCAACGGCCCCCTGTAGCAGAaatattcctcctcctctcctccctcctggcCGCTGAGCGAGGAATGGTGAGGGGGAGTGTCGgggaagaagatgaagaggatgaggagtaTGAGGATggcagaggaaggagaggggagAGCGAGGAGTCATTTGAAAGACGCTGGGACCTACTCCGTCCACCTGCTTTCCAGACTGCAGCAAATGAAAGGCACAGGGAGAGAGACTATGGCAGGGAGGACAGAGACAACTCATACCCTCTGCTGGACCCTGTGGGGAACTGTATCACCCCGTCTTCTTCAGAACTGGACGACATTCTTACTGTCACTGAAACCAGCAAAGGTTTGAATTTTGAGTATTTCTGGGAGAAAGCTCATGCCAGAAGGGGCTACAaacctcttcctccccctcagCCGATCCCGACTGTgaacaacaaccacagacaGTCTTTGGACACTCCCACTGTGGTTCCAGTGATAAGTGCCCGCAGCCCTTCTCTTGCCAGCGAGTATTACATTAGACTAGAGGAGCACACTCCCCAGGACAAATCGCCAACTCTCAAAGGAAAGACCCAGTCGTCGTTTCGCTCTGACTCGATGTGCCATGGAGATGTGGAGCTGGTGGAGATTCGCAGTGGAATGTTGGGAAAAGAGCGAGTCCCTTATTGCTCTTCTGACAAATACGGAAAGGGCCTCCAGACTGTCAGATCAAGCGAGGTTCAACTCCAGATGCCAAACACTGGTGTTGCTGAGTTTAGAGACACTTCAAGTAGAGTGACTGACTTCTCAGTGGTGGATTTgggagatgatgatgaagaggagaagagaaagagcaGCAATGCAGATAAAAAGTCATCTGAAAGTTCTCAAGCCCCTGTACTCCCTCCCAAGCCTCGCTCAATGTCAATGTCTAACCACCTTCACTCACGCCCCCTCCCCGTCCCTCCGCTTGGATACAGAGGACTGCCTCATTACACCATTGGTGGAAAAATTGAAACAGACCCCCATCACATGAGCAGCTGCCCACCTTCCACCTTTGAACACCTTGGGCTTCACAGGGCCCGACAGACTCTTCCCCCATCCCCATCCCTTTCCCCATCCCTTCCCCCATCGAGCCACCCAATTTACCCCCAACCCCCACAAATGTGTCCCCCACCTCTTCCTCCCCACACGAAACCACAAAGGAGCTGCAACATCTATAACAGCTATAACACAGCAGAGACTTATTCCAGATACAGTAAGCCACAGATGCAGAGATCTCATAGAGACCCGCTATCCTGTGACTTGTCGGAGAGAGAGGGCGTTACCAGGCACTCAGTATCATTGCACAACTCCAAGGAGACTTCTCATTCTCGTGTAAAAGACTTTGACTCCCCTATTCGTCGAGAAAACCCACTGCGCCCTATTTATCGCAATTTACCCCGTCCCCAGCCAACAAACCCCCTGATTGAGAGACAGTCCTCATCGAGTCCCACCTACTCAGATGAGGATGACTCTCCCTTCATGTCCCCTGAGAGACAAAGCGGTGGGACTACTGTTACTCATTCCAGCCTATCTGAAGATGCAGACCCAACCTGTTCAGAGTTTTTCTCCAGGGGGATGAAAAGGACTCAGTCACGCCTTGACACTATCCTGCCAAGCATTTGGAGGGAAGATGCTGAACTTCAAGCAGAACTTGTGGCTGCTGCTAAGAAATCCCCTATGCATCTGTTTCTGACAGAGATATCAAGCGTGACAGAGTCTAATGAGTCCAAGAAAGAGACTTCATTTGAGGGAGAGAAGGTAGAGaaaggagatggagagagatggGGAAACTTTTTGCTTCCAAACAGAGGCATGCGCCGCTCCCAGTCACTGATCACAGAGTTGGGTTCAGCAACTCATTCATGGGGATCAGAGAAACCCAGCAGCAGGACAGGAGCTGAGGAGGACAATTCAGTCACAAAAGAAACATTCCAGGGAGATCTTTTCCTCACAGAGATAGACACAGGAAGAATGGATTCAGGTACAGAAGGAGGATCAGAGCATGATCCAGTAAAATACCTGTATCCAGCAGGATCCAGATTGCGGCCCTATGTCTGTGCCCCAGGCCTTCCCTCATACACTGAGGCTGAAGAAGCCTATTCAAAGGGTATAAGGAGAtcccgctctctcctctctgagaTAACAATTGGCAAGCAGGAGTCAGAACTGCAGCAGCCTGAGAAGGAGCCTCAGAGAACAGAAATGACCAGGGAGGAGTTCCTAAAGGAGATCCAATCAGCAGAGACCTTCCTGACTGAAATCATATCTAGACAAAAGGCAGCTGCAGACAAAAAAGAAGCAGACCCTTCTTACTCCCCTACTCCACTGTCTCCTGAATATGAGTCCATATGCATTGACCCAAACTCTGCTCAGACCATCAGATTTCAGTCAGAGAGCGCCATACGAGCATCCAGCAAAGGAAAAGATGATACTCAAACTGAGGCAATCTACGCCCAAGTGACAAAGCGAGCTAAAAAGAGTGAGATTAAAGTTTCCATGAGACCTGGGATCCCAATCCTTCACATAGGATCTAACAAACAACCTCTCGAAAATGACAGCAATGGTGACCTCTGCCAATCTGAcgagtttgtgttttcagaaatCATGCCCAAAAATGGTCTCCTACACAACCAAACACTAGGTTGTCAAAAAGATGAGGAGGAGTGTGCAGATGGCCCTGCTTTACCTTCCAGGGGAGAGCATACAGATCTTTTAGAGCGGTCAATTTCTGAGTCAACAGAGAATATTAAAGAATCtaacacaaataaaagagaTACTCTAAAGGCTGCCGTTATAGGGAATGGTGACATAATGAAGGAAGAACTACAGCCCAGCAGCCCTGACAGAGAAACATGTGGAATGACCAATACCATGTCGAATGACAATGACAAGGAAAAGCACCATAATGATAACATTTCTGTAGTTGACTCTAATCACATCACAGCAGCTAATGACTTGCAGAACGCCAAAAGAGACAATTTGTTTCAACACAATGATGCAAGTCAGGAAGAACAACGTCACATTGCTCAAACGTCATCTACTCCTGCCGCCACTCCAACCACTCCAGACTGGGACCCATCCACTGATGTCTCACTTACCACCCCAACTGACTCAGTGCTGTCACCTATGACCTCCAGCTCAGCCGACTGCCTCACACCCAGTGACTCATGGGCGGGtaccggaggaggaggaggagctgggaaTAGCAGTTGGCGAGCTCTGGGAAATGAAACACCACATCGGGACTCTGCCTATTTCTCAGATAGTGACTGGGAGAGCGATGGGATGAACAGGAGGAGCAGTGATGGACTGGTTGCCTCCAGACCAAGCAGTGGTCGAGGAGGGGATCGGGGAACACTAACAGGGATAGAGgaaaaaacagaggaggaaggggagatGGGTCACAAGAGCCCCTTAAGAAACAGCATACAGACTTTGGATAAGAGAAGAGAAACTGTAGAAAAGACGACTATTGAGATGTGTGACGAAAGGAGTACTCTGAATCAAGATGCTCCCGAAATTGCCATCTCTCATTTCAGTAAAGAAAAAGATATTCTTAACAAAGGGTTGGAGTCAACACAAAGAGACGATTCTGGCATTTTTCAAAATGAGAGCATAAATTCAACAATGTTTGGTGATGATTTGCAGGTCGAGAACTGCGTTGACTTCATTGATCAGTTGTTTTCAGATTTAGATGATGAAAAAGGGCTGCGAAACTGTGGTGGGTATCCGATTGACAACCACCTCAGAGACGGTATTATCTCTCAAATAGCAGATTGCAAATATCAGGACTGTAAAGAAAATGATGTAAACCTTCATTCTAAGAGCATGGCTGAGACAAATATATTGATTGAGTCTCTTTCTGGCAGCCAGTCAAAGGAATGCATGTTAAGGCAGATAAACAATGATTACACAGGCGTTACAAAGACTGATATCAATCTCTCTGCAGTGGACTCCCAAAAATTTGGAAATGACTCTGTGGAATTTGTGATAACATCCCAAGTTGACGACAAAGACTCAAGACTATCTAAACTGCATGGCATTAAGAAAGGTGACACCACTCAGTTGAAAGTGGAGCCATGTGATGATGGGAGGTCCATCTATGAAAAAGAGATGATAGGTTCTTCTTGGGATGTGGAGGTTGTTGAAGAGCTGGAAGGACATAAAACGAGTCCCCGTCTAGACCATAATGAGCTGGGCCTGAGAAACCTGCATTGCTCTGACGGCAGCGAAGAAAAACAGGTCACGACAGAGACCGATAAACAGCTAGCTGCGGCAGAGCTTTGTAATGCTATGAAGGAAAAGTCACCCCTCAAAGGAGCAGTACATCTGAGGGAGCCTTCTAACAATACGGATGAAGACCCTTGTGTGGGCCTAGAAGTAAAGACTAAAGAGTTATGGAGTGTCCTGGGGGAGGATGAGGAACGTACAGAATCTAGTGTTGTGAAAGGAGAGTTTGACTGCCAGCGTTTTACTGAGTCAAGGGACTTGCGTTTGTGGCCTGATGAAAATGACCAGTGGGCCactccagagaggaggagccAGGACGCTGAACTTAGATCAGAGTTTTTCTCTGGGCTCAGTAACAAGGCCTGGGAGGTTGGGGAGAGGCTTGTTGTGGGTCAGGAGTTTTGGGAGACTGAAGAAAATGACGAACTTGCAGGAAGTGAACCTCACCCTGCCATCTTGGAGGGCTGTGAAGAAACCTGGAACGATGAAACCCAAGGACTTGCTTGTAACGTTGCTATGAAGGAAAAGTGGGAGTCTGAAGAAGACGAGGACCAGCTCATTGTCCAAGCAGTTGACATACAGCAGGAGGAAAATATTGAGAGCTTTGGAGAAACTGGCATCTTCGACAAAGAACTGAGAGGAGATATTGAAGTAGAGAATATAGAAATCCCAGAGAAGGAGTACAAAGAGAGATCCACTGTGTCATGCATAGAGGCAGTCAGTGAAGGGGAAGGTCTGCTGGActccacagagacagagaagaatCACAATTTTAACAGATGGCCTCAGAATCCCCTCTGCAACATGCATAAAGAGGGGCAGGCATTAGCTGAGGATGCTGACGAAGACGCAAGATCACATTTTGAGAACCATCTCagtcagaataaaacaaatatatccATATGCATTAGCGAAGCTCCTGATGTGAACTTTTCAGACGAGGAAAATGTTGAGTCAGGCTTAGAttcagaggctgaaattagACCATGGCTTGCCGAGGAGAACATAGAAGATGAAGTAAGCATTAGGAATGTAGAGGAGGATTACAGAGAAATGCCTGTTCCCTCCAATCCAATCTCTTGCCCCAGTGACCTTGATATGCAGGAGGTAGGTCAGTCAGATCCACAGGTAGACAATTTTAGCTCTGTGGATTTTCCTAGTCCTCCACCAAGCATAGACCTCGACGTGCAGGATGATAAATTGGAGAGTTTAGATGACTCTTTTCCTAGTCCACCCCCATCTGTTGTAGAGTCAGAGGAGTTTATTAGTCCCATTAATCTAGAAGACTTTAGTACAGAGACCGAGCCATTTATTTCTCCGTCTCACACCACTGGTGTCTCAGATCCACCTGCTACTACTCAGAGTGTAGGGATCTCAGCCAATCTCAACCTTCCCTCTGTGCATGTAACACTGGTCGATGATAGCAACCTTGCaccaaacacagagaggcaggaTGGACAAAATAATCTAACCCAGGAAACCACCAACTCATCTTCAGCTCAAGTTCCCCTCAACACTCTGCCAGAATTACTAATTTCTGAGTGGAAAGATATAGATGAGGAGCCCCTGGAGGATTTTGAAAAACTGGAAAAACTTTGCTGTATATCTGGGGATGAGGAAGACTCTCTGGGTGACCTTTTTCTGGGGAACCTGGAGTTTCTGgaatctttaaagaaaacacctgaTCAGAAAGCATGCACTGTTGGTGATAGTGATACATCTGAAGGGAAATGTGGCCCCTTGGCTCCTGAAGGGAACGATGTGAAATTGAGAGAGGGCAGGATTTCTGAACAATCAGACGACCTGGTAGAGTTTGTGTCGGATGTCACCCTGGACTCTCAGGACAAACTGTCCCTTCAAGACGAGAGGAATGTTGGGCAGAGATCCCCAGGACAAGCATTGGATGTAAAAGACCAGGGATCTCTCTCTAAGTTGACAACAAAGAATGGCCTTATGATGCAG GTGTGTGAGGAGAGGCTGCAGTTTTCCCtcagtgaaaatgtgaaaacaaatgtgcttTGGGGGGCAACTGTTAAAGACACAGTGACGCTTCGGCCCTGGGGAGAGCAGATCACAGAGAACAGCAATACTCTGGTCActgaggaaaaacagaaagaggaagcagg CCTCGAGGTGCTGGAAAGTTCACCAAGCATTCAGACAGAGACCGATGAAACTAAAGATGAACCTTTCACTGTGATTGAACAACCTGAGGTCACAACCCCTCAGCCTACTGCAAACCAGGCCATGAAAG CAAAACTAGCTCGCCTGTCTCtcgctcttcctcctcttgctctGACTCTTCCCCTCACCCAAACCGGTAAACGGGGATATGTGGACGGAGCAATTGGAAATCGAATTGGAAGACGGAGAGGTCTGTCCTCGGGAAGCGACcctgacgaggaggaggaggatgagcagGAGGACGAAAGCTCCCGCAGGGTGATTGTTGTCACGGAAACAGACGTGGACAAACGTGTCGGACTGAGGAGTCTGCTGAAGTCCCCCAAGGAGCCgatggacagagagaaggacagaggaagaaatgtGTCCTTTTTTGATGATGTTACGATATATCTTTTTGATCAG GAAACTCCAACCAATGAGTTGAGCTCTTCAGCGCCCACTAGTCCAGCCCCAGTGACGGTCAAAAGCAACAAGCTGGATTTGCGTG GACCAAACTCCAAGAGCAGAGattcaaagagaaaagaggagttATCAATCAAACCAAGGTCGCCTGTGGGGGCTAATCCAGTGACATCATCGCGGTTCACGGTCAGCCCTGCCAACGACCCCCACTTGGTGTGA